From Sporosarcina sp. Te-1, the proteins below share one genomic window:
- a CDS encoding ABC transporter ATP-binding protein encodes MIQVRELSKFYGKKAVVEKVNVNIHRGKITSFIGPNGAGKSTLLSMVSRLLDADTGEVLVDNDNVKKMKSNDFSKRVSILRQSNFMNVRLTIRELVSFGRFPHSKGHLNAEDIRIVEQAMEYMELMDMQHEYLDELSGGQRQRAFIAMVIAQDTDYILLDEPLNNLDMKHSVQIMKILRRLVEDLGKTVVIVLHDINFASVYSDRIVALKDGRVVKDGPTDEIINSDALKEIYDMDIPIQKMNNCNICVYFNS; translated from the coding sequence ATGATCCAAGTTCGTGAGCTGTCGAAGTTTTATGGGAAGAAAGCGGTTGTTGAAAAGGTGAATGTCAATATTCATCGTGGTAAGATCACTTCTTTCATCGGTCCGAACGGTGCAGGGAAATCGACCCTCCTCTCGATGGTGAGCCGTCTCCTTGATGCAGATACAGGTGAAGTGCTCGTTGACAATGACAATGTCAAGAAAATGAAGTCGAATGATTTTTCCAAGCGGGTATCCATCTTGCGGCAATCAAATTTCATGAATGTCCGTTTAACGATACGCGAACTCGTCTCATTCGGTCGCTTTCCCCATTCCAAAGGCCATTTGAATGCCGAGGATATTCGGATTGTGGAACAGGCGATGGAGTATATGGAATTAATGGATATGCAGCATGAATACTTAGATGAATTATCAGGCGGTCAACGCCAGCGTGCATTCATCGCCATGGTCATTGCGCAGGACACCGATTATATCCTCCTAGACGAACCGCTCAATAATCTGGATATGAAACACTCGGTTCAAATTATGAAGATTTTGCGCCGCCTCGTCGAAGACCTTGGAAAAACGGTCGTCATCGTGTTGCATGATATCAATTTTGCGTCTGTGTATTCTGACCGTATCGTCGCATTAAAGGATGGACGTGTCGTCAAAGACGGTCCGACGGATGAAATTATCAATTCGGACGCATTGAAGGAAATATATGATATGGATATTCCGATTCAAAAGATGAACAACTGTAATATTTGTGTGTATTTCAATTCATAA
- a CDS encoding FapA family protein, which yields MGESVIVKAGTLEEAIERALAELGLNKRKEMDIELLTELYVPGQPVKLRAFRRQQTVDLTNSRGSGLTIEGNVDRSPGNIRSDGDLHITGNVQPSLFIESFGSILIGGTVQKAIVEGERTVQICGNVLSSTIHVGVRDALENELSLRLEGLVNYLERIDRAIHEILDVRDRLPEEVDAAELNRLFHWILEEKFIPFQRTKQEFIQKVKNHRTQLSDDWEVLADHLYNVLSDTVKSGVRNARDFSELVQEARRMHDRHAEDGKLDSVLELPYALNSVLSCNGTIKVTEKGLCNCSVSARQNVYVEGICRGGEIYADQKISVLESGSVSGGKTVLKTSETGSITIGLARAGTELWVGTECYLVDNDQVGVFARMLDGELLT from the coding sequence ATGGGCGAATCGGTTATTGTGAAGGCGGGGACATTGGAAGAGGCAATAGAGCGGGCACTTGCGGAATTGGGATTGAACAAGAGAAAAGAGATGGACATTGAGTTGCTCACAGAATTGTATGTCCCTGGACAACCGGTTAAATTGAGGGCGTTTCGCCGTCAACAGACAGTTGACTTAACGAATTCCCGGGGAAGCGGCCTTACGATTGAAGGGAATGTAGACCGGAGTCCAGGGAATATCAGATCTGACGGAGATCTTCACATTACAGGTAATGTCCAACCATCTCTATTCATTGAATCATTCGGCAGCATCTTGATCGGGGGCACTGTGCAAAAGGCGATTGTCGAGGGGGAACGGACAGTCCAAATCTGCGGCAATGTGTTGTCCTCCACGATTCATGTAGGCGTCCGAGACGCGTTGGAGAATGAATTGTCATTGAGGCTGGAAGGGCTTGTAAACTATTTGGAACGGATTGACAGGGCGATCCATGAAATTCTAGATGTTCGGGACCGTCTGCCAGAGGAAGTCGATGCTGCCGAACTGAACCGCCTCTTTCACTGGATTCTGGAAGAGAAATTCATTCCGTTCCAACGGACGAAACAGGAATTTATCCAAAAGGTGAAAAACCATAGGACACAGCTTTCGGATGATTGGGAAGTGTTAGCGGATCACCTGTACAATGTGTTGTCTGATACTGTGAAGTCGGGTGTCCGGAATGCGAGGGACTTTTCCGAGCTGGTGCAGGAGGCGAGACGGATGCATGACCGCCATGCCGAGGACGGGAAGTTGGATTCCGTTCTTGAGCTGCCGTATGCACTGAATAGCGTTCTTTCCTGCAATGGGACAATAAAAGTGACAGAAAAAGGACTTTGTAATTGTTCGGTATCCGCCAGGCAGAACGTATACGTGGAAGGCATCTGCCGTGGGGGTGAAATATACGCCGATCAGAAGATTTCCGTTTTGGAATCGGGCTCTGTTTCAGGAGGGAAGACGGTGCTGAAGACGAGCGAGACGGGTTCGATCACCATCGGGTTAGCAAGAGCAGGTACGGAACTGTGGGTGGGGACGGAATGCTATTTGGTGGACAATGACCAGGTCGGAG
- a CDS encoding iron chelate uptake ABC transporter family permease subunit, translating to MRNSTKMIILGLLAALFCGLYLFHELNGSYDYALPRRGIKVLAMALTGVAIAYSTVIFQTITHNRILTPSIMGLDSLYILLQTVVIFFLGSSHITIVNRHVNFILSVATMVIFALILYQFLFKRGKRPIYFLLLVGIIIGTFFQSISTFLQVLIDPNEFMRVQDKMFASFNNVSGELVWWALAIVILMFLIGMRSFNELDVLSLGRDTAINLGVSYDKVVKLMLVIAAVLISVSTALVGPITFFGLIVANLSYQFFKTYKHSVLIAGASVMSIIALVGGQWVVERVFTFSTTLSVIINFVGGVYFIYLLLKESRSS from the coding sequence ATGCGTAACTCAACGAAAATGATCATTCTGGGATTGCTCGCTGCCCTGTTCTGCGGACTCTATTTGTTTCATGAATTAAATGGAAGCTATGATTATGCATTGCCGCGCCGAGGCATCAAGGTGCTCGCTATGGCGCTGACTGGAGTGGCGATCGCCTATTCGACTGTCATCTTCCAGACAATTACACATAACAGGATCCTTACCCCGAGCATTATGGGATTGGATTCACTCTATATATTGCTTCAAACAGTCGTAATTTTCTTTCTCGGTTCCAGCCATATTACGATTGTGAACCGGCACGTGAATTTCATTTTATCCGTTGCAACTATGGTTATATTTGCGTTGATCCTCTATCAGTTCCTGTTCAAGAGAGGAAAGAGGCCGATTTACTTCCTGCTGTTAGTCGGGATCATCATCGGGACCTTTTTCCAAAGTATCTCGACCTTCCTGCAAGTACTTATCGATCCGAATGAATTTATGCGGGTGCAGGATAAAATGTTCGCCAGCTTTAATAATGTGAGCGGTGAACTAGTCTGGTGGGCATTGGCAATCGTCATCCTCATGTTTTTGATCGGTATGCGGTCGTTCAATGAACTTGATGTTCTTTCGCTCGGAAGGGATACGGCGATCAACTTAGGGGTCTCCTACGACAAAGTTGTTAAATTGATGCTAGTCATTGCGGCTGTGCTGATTTCTGTTTCTACAGCGCTCGTTGGTCCTATTACATTCTTTGGTCTTATAGTTGCCAACCTGTCCTATCAATTTTTTAAGACCTACAAGCATTCGGTTCTGATTGCAGGCGCTTCTGTCATGAGTATTATCGCGCTCGTTGGCGGTCAGTGGGTTGTGGAGCGGGTGTTCACGTTCTCAACTACACTTAGCGTCATCATCAATTTCGTCGGTGGCGTGTACTTCATCTATCTACTGTTAAAGGAGAGTCGATCTTCATGA
- a CDS encoding siderophore ABC transporter substrate-binding protein, whose translation MKKFSITLLLAALMLVLAACGSKSDDKSSSKDTNGSSSSEPAQEETVSVKHEYGDVEVPKNPEKVVVFDFGTLDTLDDLGVEVAGLPRANVPGYLSKYDDDKYTNLGSLKEPDFEALHALKPDVIFISGRQADMYDQFAEIAPTVYVGLDTANYMESFKHNAELMGQIFDMEDEVKAELEDIDKRIDAIKEKTTSMDSKGLIVLATEGKVSAYGPSSRFGLIHDVFGVKPADDKIEVSTHGQNITFEYVLEKNPDILYVVDRDAAVGNGASAKDFIENDLVKKTKAYENGKIVYLNGEYWYLSGGGLISMKEMVSEIEAGL comes from the coding sequence ATGAAAAAGTTCTCAATCACCCTGCTGCTTGCAGCGCTTATGCTTGTACTTGCCGCTTGCGGTAGCAAATCGGACGATAAATCGTCATCGAAAGACACGAATGGTTCCTCCTCTTCTGAACCTGCACAAGAAGAAACAGTCTCTGTCAAACATGAATACGGAGATGTGGAAGTTCCGAAAAACCCTGAGAAAGTAGTTGTGTTTGACTTCGGTACATTGGATACATTGGATGATCTAGGAGTGGAAGTGGCAGGTCTGCCGCGTGCAAACGTACCTGGTTACCTTTCCAAGTATGATGATGACAAGTATACGAACCTAGGAAGCCTAAAAGAACCTGATTTCGAAGCGCTTCATGCGTTGAAGCCGGATGTTATCTTCATCTCGGGTCGCCAAGCGGATATGTATGACCAGTTTGCTGAAATTGCTCCGACTGTTTATGTGGGGTTGGACACAGCGAACTATATGGAATCTTTTAAACATAATGCGGAATTGATGGGACAGATTTTCGATATGGAAGACGAAGTGAAAGCGGAACTGGAAGACATCGACAAGCGTATCGATGCCATCAAGGAAAAGACAACTAGCATGGATTCCAAAGGATTGATCGTACTTGCCACAGAAGGTAAAGTGAGCGCGTACGGACCAAGCTCACGTTTCGGTCTGATCCATGACGTGTTTGGCGTAAAACCGGCGGATGATAAAATTGAAGTATCCACACATGGCCAAAACATCACGTTTGAATACGTTCTTGAAAAGAACCCGGATATTCTATACGTTGTTGACCGGGATGCGGCTGTCGGCAATGGAGCCAGCGCAAAAGATTTCATTGAAAATGACCTTGTGAAAAAGACAAAGGCTTATGAAAACGGAAAAATTGTTTACTTGAACGGCGAATATTGGTACCTATCCGGCGGCGGTTTGATTTCCATGAAAGAAATGGTTTCTGAAATCGAAGCGGGACTATAA